The segment TTGCGCTCTGTCATCAGGCCAAATCCCCTGCGGGAAACACGGCGGCTATCTGCATCTATCCGCGCTTTATTCCCATCGCGCGCAAAACGCTGCGCGAACAGGGCACGCCGGATATCCGCATCGCTACCGTGACTAATTTCCCACACGGCAATGATGATATCGAGATTGCGCTGGCAGAAACCCATGCGGCGATTGCTTACGGCGCTGATGAGGTCGATGTGGTGTTCCCTTATCGCGCACTAATGGCGGGTAACGAAGAGACAGGTTTTCAACTGGTAAGCGCCTGTAAAGAGGCCTGTGCCGACGCCGATGTGCTCCTGAAAGTCATTATCGAAACCGGCGAGCTGAAAGATGCCGCGCTGATCCGCAAAGCTTCTGAAATCGCCATTGATGCCGGTGCTGATTTCATTAAAACGTCTACCGGGAAAGTACCGGTCAACGCCACTCCTGAAGTCGCTGAAATCATGATGCGCGTGATTGCCGATAAAGGCGTTAAGCATAAGGTAGGATTTAAACCAGCCGGCGGCGTTCGCACCGCCGACGATGCTGCAATCTATCTCAAGCTGGCCGATGACATTCTGGGCAGCGACTGGGCAACCCCACGTCACTTCCGCTTTGGCGCTTCGAGCCTGCTGGCCAGCCTGTTGAAAGCCGCAGGCTATGACAGCACTGCGCCTCAGTC is part of the Erwinia sp. HDF1-3R genome and harbors:
- the deoC gene encoding deoxyribose-phosphate aldolase — translated: MTDVTSAAVRALKLMDLTTLNDDDTDEKVIALCHQAKSPAGNTAAICIYPRFIPIARKTLREQGTPDIRIATVTNFPHGNDDIEIALAETHAAIAYGADEVDVVFPYRALMAGNEETGFQLVSACKEACADADVLLKVIIETGELKDAALIRKASEIAIDAGADFIKTSTGKVPVNATPEVAEIMMRVIADKGVKHKVGFKPAGGVRTADDAAIYLKLADDILGSDWATPRHFRFGASSLLASLLKAAGYDSTAPQSGY